Proteins co-encoded in one Longimicrobium terrae genomic window:
- a CDS encoding DUF885 domain-containing protein has translation MKRSIPLYAGVLLSAGCAAPQAGMETAPAAAPAPAVAQDANQRLDQLAEAFFEASLPLNPTQATSIGDNRYNHLFTVGFSAESRAAARALREEYAGRLLALDRASLDAEHQLTYDVFTRNLESARAGEQFPSHLVPLNQFFNWTAGFVGMGAGTGVHPFKTVKDYDDFLSRINGFQQGVDVTIANMREGMAAGVVQPRVLMERVLPQLSAHVVADPTTSLFYGPVTNMPADFSAADRQRLTAAYTAAIRDRIVPSFRKLHDFVRDEYLPRTRTTVGLSALPNGRAWYEYQVRAVTTTDLTPEQIHDVGLSEVARIHREMEKVKEQVGFRGDLKAFMQHIQSDPRYRYTTREEMLADYRNAQARIDATTDRLFNVKPAANYEIRPVEPFRERSFSGGSYTAASLDGSRPGVFHLNTYDPTGRPRYGMESLLIHEGSPGHHFQISIARELTGVPRIRRFGGFTAFSEGWGLYAETLGKELGLYQDPYQYFGFLSSELWRSIRLVLDTGIHAKGWTHAQAKQYARDNSATSESTIEAEVERFSAIPGQGLAYKIGELKITELRRRAEAALGSRFDIRAFHRAVLEDGALPLDVLDAKINRWIAAQQQAA, from the coding sequence TTGAAGCGAAGCATTCCCCTGTACGCAGGCGTGCTGCTGTCCGCCGGCTGCGCGGCGCCGCAAGCCGGGATGGAGACCGCCCCCGCGGCCGCGCCCGCCCCCGCAGTCGCGCAGGACGCCAACCAGCGGCTGGACCAGCTGGCCGAGGCGTTCTTTGAGGCGTCGCTGCCGCTGAACCCCACGCAGGCCACGTCCATCGGCGACAACCGCTACAACCACCTGTTCACCGTGGGCTTCAGCGCCGAGAGCCGCGCCGCCGCCCGCGCCCTGCGCGAGGAGTACGCGGGACGGCTGCTCGCCCTGGACCGCGCGTCGCTGGACGCCGAGCACCAGCTGACGTACGACGTGTTCACGCGCAACCTGGAATCCGCGCGCGCCGGCGAGCAGTTTCCGTCACACCTGGTACCGCTGAACCAGTTCTTCAACTGGACGGCGGGATTCGTGGGGATGGGGGCCGGAACCGGCGTGCACCCCTTCAAGACGGTCAAGGATTACGACGATTTCCTGTCGCGCATCAACGGATTTCAGCAGGGCGTGGACGTCACCATCGCCAACATGCGCGAGGGGATGGCGGCCGGCGTGGTGCAGCCGCGTGTGCTGATGGAGCGCGTGCTGCCCCAGCTTTCCGCGCACGTGGTGGCTGATCCCACGACGAGCCTCTTCTACGGCCCGGTGACGAACATGCCGGCCGACTTCAGCGCCGCGGACCGCCAGCGGCTGACGGCGGCGTACACGGCCGCCATCCGCGACCGCATCGTCCCCTCGTTCCGCAAGCTGCACGACTTCGTCCGCGACGAGTACCTGCCGCGCACGCGCACGACGGTGGGCCTCTCCGCCCTGCCCAACGGGCGCGCGTGGTACGAGTACCAGGTGCGCGCGGTGACGACGACGGATCTGACGCCGGAGCAGATCCACGACGTCGGGTTGTCGGAGGTGGCGCGCATCCACCGGGAGATGGAAAAGGTAAAGGAGCAGGTCGGCTTCCGCGGCGATCTCAAGGCGTTCATGCAGCACATCCAGAGCGATCCGCGCTACCGGTATACGACACGCGAGGAGATGCTGGCGGACTACCGCAACGCGCAGGCGCGCATCGACGCCACCACGGACAGGCTGTTCAACGTAAAGCCGGCCGCCAACTACGAGATCCGTCCCGTGGAGCCGTTCCGCGAGCGCAGCTTCAGCGGCGGATCGTACACGGCGGCCAGCCTGGACGGGTCGCGCCCCGGCGTCTTTCACCTGAACACGTACGATCCCACGGGCCGCCCGCGCTACGGCATGGAGTCGCTGCTGATTCACGAGGGCTCGCCCGGCCACCACTTTCAGATCAGCATCGCGCGCGAGCTTACGGGCGTGCCGCGCATCCGTCGCTTCGGCGGGTTCACGGCATTTTCGGAGGGATGGGGATTGTACGCGGAGACGCTGGGCAAGGAACTGGGACTGTATCAGGACCCCTACCAGTACTTCGGATTCCTGTCGTCGGAACTGTGGCGCTCCATCCGCCTAGTGCTGGATACGGGGATTCACGCCAAGGGCTGGACGCACGCGCAGGCCAAACAGTACGCCCGTGACAACTCGGCCACGAGCGAGTCCACCATCGAGGCCGAGGTGGAGCGGTTCAGCGCGATTCCGGGCCAGGGGCTGGCGTACAAAATCGGCGAGCTGAAGATCACCGAACTCCGCCGCCGCGCCGAGGCCGCGCTGGGCTCGCGCTTCGACATCCGCGCGTTCCACCGCGCCGTTCTGGAGGACGGAGCGCTGCCGCTGGACGTGCTCGATGCCAAGATCAACCGCTGGATCGCGGCGCAGCAGCAGGCGGCGTAA